The nucleotide sequence GTGGATGTCGAGCTCCACCCGGCCGCCGCCCGGCATGACGCCACGCACCCGGTAGCGCAGGCCGGCCTCGCCGTTCATGCTCACCCAGGCCTCGGTCACCGTGATGCCCTGGGCGCTGCGGCGCAGGGCGCGCCAGGCCGATTCGGGCAGCTCCTCGGGGGCAATGGCGGCCGGGTCCTTCTCCAGGCTCGAACGGGCGGCCCGGGCCAGGCAGAAGATGAGCAGGATAAACGACAGGTACAGGGCTGCGCCCATGGCGTGGCTCCCAGGGCCGGGCCGGCCCTCACGGGTCGAGGCCGGTTTCCGCCGCCGCACCGGGCGGCGGGAACCGGTTGACCGGGTTACTTCTTGGGAATGGCCCAGTCGGGCAGCACCGTCAGATCGATGCCCCAGACCCAGGGCATCAGGAAATAGACCACCAGGGTGATCTGGATGATGCCGAGGATGTTGAGCCACAGGCCGGTGCGGGCCATCTGGCGGATGGTCACCGCGCCGGAACCGAAGACCACGGCGTTTGGCGGCGTGGCCACGGGCAGCATGAAGGCGTAGGAGCAGGCGATGCAGGCGGCCACGATGGGGCCGAAGGGGTTGATCTTCATGCCCACGGCGATGGCTCCCATGACCGGGATCATGAGCGTGGCCACGGCGGTGTTGGAGGTCACTTCCGTGAGGAAGATGTTGAGCGCCACGATGCAGGCAATGATCCAGATGAGCTGCATGCCTTCGAGATCGACCAAGAGCCCGGCGATGTACTTGGTCAGCCCGGTGTCCTGGAAGCCGTCGGCCAGGCACAGACCGCCGCCAAAAAGCAGGATCACGTCCCAGGGAATCTTGACCGCCGTCTTCCAGTCCAACAGGAACACGCCCTTGTTGAGGTCCGAGGGGATGACGAACAGGAGCAGCGCGCCGGCGATGGCCACCGAGGCGTCGGACACGCCCTTGAAGATGGGCCATTTGACCAGGCCCATGAGGATCCACAAGGTCGCCACCACGGCAAAGACGGCCACGATGAGCTTTTCTTCCTTTTTCATGGCCCCGAGCTTGGCAAGCTCGGCCTGGATGAGCTGCGCGCCCTTGCCCTGGAGGATGTCGCCCTTGACCGGGAAGAGCACCTTGGTCAGCAGCAGCCAGGTGATGATAAGGAAGGTGGCGGCCAGGGGCACGCCCACTTTCATCCAGTCGAGAAAGCTGATGGTCTGGCCGTAGAGCTTGTCGATCTGGGCCACCATGATGGTGTTGGGCGGGGTGCCGATGATGGTGCCCAGGCCGCCGATGGAGGCGGCGTAAGCCAGGGCCAGCATGAGGCTGACGGCAAAGGGATTGTGCCTGAGGTCATGGTCGCCGGTGATGTCGGCGCAGGCCTTGATGATGGCCAGGCCGATGGGCATCATCATGACCGTGGTGGCGGTGTTGGACACCCACATGGACAAAAAGCCGGCCGCCACCATGAAGCCGAGCACGATGCGCGAGGGGCTTGTGCCCACGAGCCGGATGGTGTGCATGGCGATGCGGTAGTGGAGGTTCCAGCGTTCCATGCACACGGCGATGAAAAAGCCGCCCATGAAAAGATAAATGAGATGGTTGGCGTAGGGCAGGGTGGCTTTGGCGCTGGGCATGATCTGCAAAAACGGGAACAGCACGATGGGGATCATGGAGGCGGCCGGAATGGGAATGGCTTCGGTGATCCACCAGGTGGCCATCAGCGCGGTGACCGCCGCGCAATAAACGGCCTGCTGGGACAGGCCGTCATGGGGCGGGATGAGGCACACGAGCAGGAACAGGGCTGGACCCAGGGGCAGGCCGACTTTTCGCATGGTGTCGATCATCAACAATCTCCTTGGTGCATGGCCGTGGTGTTGCGTCGCATGGAAAAAGCGCCGTGGTGGCGGCGGTTGGGCGCGGGTGAAGACACCTCCTTGTTTTGGGCATAAAGCCGCCGCAACCGGCCGGCACATGGCCGGCTGGGACGGTGCGGGCAATCCGCATGGCATTCTTGACAATTTACCGCTTGTTCATGCTATCAGGCGATGCGGAGTTAGATGCAAGGGTGTTATAATCTAAGAGGCGCTTTATAATGCCGTCGGATATTCGCAGCGTGATTCTGGACATGGTCCGCAACAGCGACAGGCCCGTCAAGGACATCGCCGATGCGGTGGGAAAGCCTTATTCAACCCTCATGCGGGAGCTTGATCCAGGCGACGCCCGGGCCAAGCTCGGCGTGGAGCTGCTGCTGCTGCCGCTGATGCAGGCTTGCGATTCCACGGCCCCGCTGCGCTGCCTGGCCGAGGCCCTGGATTGCCGGCTGGTTTCCAACCGGGGCATCACCCCGGACAAGCCGACTTTTCACGAGGAACTCCTCGACACCTACCAGGCCCTGGTGGACTACCACCGGGCCATGCTGGAAGGGCTGCCGCCGGACGTGGTGGGTAAAAAGCGCGAGACGCTCATCCGCCAGCTCAAGGAGGACTTCGCCTTCTACGTGGCCCGAAGCGGCGGCGGAGAAGGCTGACCGGCCGGGCGATCCGTCGCCGGCGGCGGTCATGGGGCCGGCCGGGCAGACGTGCCCTGGAGCCGGACTCCGGCAATGCGGGCCGTGGCTGCCGCGGCTGGGCGCGGCCATGGCTTTTTGCCCCAAGCTGTCTTATCATTTGGATTCACGCCCCCGGCCGGGGGCGGGCAACCCGGCCGAGGCCGGATCGAGGAGTATTGCCATGAGCGCGAAAACCGCGTCGTTTGCAGCTGTCTGCCCCCACTGCGGCCAGGCCGTCACGGCCACGGCCTCGTCGGCCGACGTCACGGCCGGGTCGGTGTCGGTCAAGGAGAAATGCCAGCGCTGCCTGGGCGAGTTCGACGCCATCGCCGAGGCCGACTGCCTGGAATGGGACGACCAGTGCAAGGTCGAGATGAGCCGGTTGGGCTGAGGCCCTGCGGCCAAACAGGGAGGCGGCCGTGGCCTACTGGCTGATCAAGTCCGAACCGGGCTGTTTTTCCATCGACGACCTGGCCGCCGCCCCGGACCGGACCACGGGCTGGGACGGGGTGCGCAATTTTCAGGCCCGCAACTTCCTGCGGGCCATGCGCCTGGGCGACGGCCTGCTTTTTTACCACAGCGTCACCGACCCGGGCGTGGTCGGGCTGGCCGAGGTGGCCCGGGAGGCCTATCCCGACGCCACCGCCCAGGACCCGGACTCGGGCCATTTCGATCCCCGGGCCAGCCCGGACAAGCCGCTGTGGGACATGGTGGACGTGCGCTTTGTGGCCAAATTTCCCGCTCCCGTGCCCCTGGCCGCCCTGCGCGGCGTGCCCGAGCTGGCCGGTATGGAAGTGCTGCGCAAGGGTTCGCGCCTGTCCGTGACGCCGGTGACCGACCGGGAATTTGCCGTCATCCGGGCCATGGGCCTTGGTCAGGGCGGGCCAGGAACCCGTTGACGCCAGGGGAGGGGAGCCGTATCACGGCATTATGAGAAATCCTCCCTGGTTGCCGGTTGTCGGGTTCCCGTTGCCGTCGGCCTGGGTTCTGGCTTTGGTTGTGCTGCTGGACCCCGGGAAAGCCCTGGCCGACGTTTCCCTCCAGAGCCTGAACATGGTTGACGGACTGGGGGGCGTTTTCCCCCAAATGGCCGCCCTGTGGGCCTCCCTGGCTTTGGCCGGGGTCATGGCCGGGATCATCGTGGCCTTGCTGGTCGCCCTGGCCTCGCGCAAGCAGGCCCTGGCCGCCCTTGGCGAGAGCCAGGCGCGCTACCAGGGTGTGGTGGAAAACGCCCCGGCCGCCATCTTCATCGTCAACGCCGCTGGCCGGTTTCTCGACGTCAATCCCAAGGCCTGCCGTCTGACCGGCTATGACCGGGAAACCCTGCTTGGTCTGACCATCGGCGAGGTCCTGGACCAGGACAGCTGGCAGGCCGTGGCCACCTACCTGGCCGATTTCAAGGAAGGAGCCCGCATTGCCGAGGTTTCGGGCCGGCGGCGCGACGGGGCCAAACGCTGGTGGTCGGTTTCGGCCGTGCGCCTGGACGGGGAGCGCGTCCTCGGTTTCGCCGCCGACGTCACCGAGCGCCGCCGCCGCGACGACGCCCGGTCGGTCTTCTACGAGCTGGTGCAAAACGCCGAGCACGTGGTGGTCTTCAAGGACCGGGACCTGCGCTACGTCATGGTCAACCGGGCCTACCAGAATCTCACCGGCCGCCCTCTGGAAGACGTCGTCGGCAAGACCGACCCCGAAGCCTTCGAGGGCTTGTCCGCTCCCGAGCAGATCGCCCGGTATGTGGAAAACGACCGCCGCGCCCTGAATCTGCCCCGGGGCCGCACCCTGACCAGCGAGGAGGAAATGCGCGGCGAAGGGGGCGGCGTTCGCACCTTTTTGACCAAGAAATTTCCGGTCTACGCCGAGGACGGCCGGCTGCTTGGCGTGGCCACCATGGCCTCGGAGATCACCGAGCGCAAAAAGGCCGAGGCCCGGCTTCGCGAAAGCGAAGGCCGTTACCGGCTTTTGGCCGAGCTGGCCCCGGTCTCCATCATGGCCTTTGACGCGGCCGGCCGCATCATCTTCGTCAACCGGCGGCATCTGGACACCTTTGCCGCCGGCCGGCGGGACCGCGACTATTTCCTGGGTCGGCGGCTCACCGACCTGCCGGGCATCGTGCGGGCCGGCATCGCCGGAAAGCTGGCCCCGCTGCTGGAGGGGCGCGAGGTCGATCTGGAGGCCGTGCATTTTCCCGAATTCACGGGCGGCCACTCCGGCTACGTCAACCTGCGCGGCGTGCCGTTTTTGCGCGACGACGGCTCCCTGGCCGGCGGCATCCTCATCCGCGAGGACGTCACGGCCCGCATCGAGATGGAGCGCACCCTCACCGCCGCACGCAACGAGGCCCAGGCCGCCAATCAGACCAAATCGGAATTCCTGGCCAACATGAGCCACGAGATCCGCACGCCCCTAAACGGCGTCCTGGGGATGCTCCAGCTCCTGCGCGACACGCCGCTGACCGCCGAGCAGGGCGAGTACGCCGACCTGGCCATCCAGTCGAGCCGGCGGCTCACCCGCCTTTTGGCCGACATCCTGGATCTGTCCAGGGTGGAGGCCGGCAAAATGGCCATTTTGTGCGAGTCCTTCGAACTGGCCCGGGCCGTGACCGAGGCTGTGGAGCTGTTTCGGCCTTCCGCCCGCCAGGCCGGCGTGGAATTGCGCGTCTACGTCGATGCGGCCTTGCCGGCCCGGGTGGCCGGCGACGCCGCCCGGTTCCAGCAGGTGCTGGCCAACCTCGTGGGCAATGCGCTCAAATTCACCGCCAAAGGGTCGGTGGCCGTGGAGGCCTATCCCCTGCCGCCGCGTCGGGAGGGCGAGACGCGGGCGCTTTTCTCCGTGGCCGACACCGGCTGCGGCATCGCCGACGCCGATCTCACCCGCCTGTTCGAACCCTTTGTCCAGGGCAGCCGGGGCTACAGCCGCAATGCCCAGGGCGCGGGGCTGGGGCTTTCCATCTGCAAAAGCCTGGTCGAACTCATGGGCGGGAACATCGCCGTGGACAGCGAGGTGGGACGGGGCACGACCATCTTTTTCTGCTGCTCCTTTAACGTGTGCGAGCCGGCCGGGCAGGCCGCCGCCCCCGTGGCCGCTCCGGCCGCGCCAGGCGGTTTGCGGGTGCTTGTGGCCGAGGACGACCGCATCACCCGGCTGGCCGTGCGCCGGCTGCTGGAAAAGGAAGGCCATGCCGTGGCCGAGGCCGTCGACGGCGTCCAGGCCCTGGAGGCCCTGCTCCGACAACCCTTTGACCTCGTGCTCATGGATATCCAGATGCCCGGCCTCGACGGCGTCCAGGCCGTTCGGGTCATGCGCGACGACCCCCGTTACGCCGTCGTGGCCGGCCTGCCCGTGGTGGCCCTGACCGCCTTCGCCATGGCCGGCGACCGGGAGGCCTTCCTGACCGCCGGCATGGACGCCTATGTGCCCAAGCCCGTGTTTCGCGACGAACTGCTGCGGGCCATGGAAGACGCCCTGGCCGCCGGCCGGGCCAGAAACGTCTGATTTTCCTCCTTTGACCGGTTTGCCGCGCTGCAAAGCGGCGGCGCGCCGGCCCCGACCGTCGCGGGAGATGGCCCGCGGCGTCGGCCGAGCGCAGCGGGGTCGCCTTGACCGGGCCGCCCCGGCTTGGCAGGGCGGCGCTTTTTCCGTACCGTTTCCCCGTGCGTCCGCCAGGAACCGTCCTTTTCGCCATGCCCCGCCTTGCCGGCCTGCGCGCCGTCGTGGCCGTCCTGTGCGTGGCGGCTTCGCTGGCCGCCGCGGCCGTGGGGCATGGCGCCGAATTCGTGCCCGGCGTCACCCGGCCGGTGGTGGTCGGCGGCGACCGCGACTATCCCCCCTACGAATACCTCGACAAGAACGGCCAGCCGGCCGGCTTCAACGTGGACCTCGCCCGGGCCATCGGCGAGGTCATGGGGATGCGCGTGGAGTTTCGCCTGGGTTCCTGGGCCGAGATGCGCCAGGCGCTGCTGGACGGCGAGGTGGACATCCTTGAAGGCATGAGTTTCTCCGAGGAGCGCGCCGCCGAAGAGGTGGACTTCGCGCCGCCAAGCGCCGTGGTCAACCACGCCATCTTTGCCCGTAAAGGCGAACGCCTGGCCCGCAGCCTCGACGATCTGGCCGGAAAAAAAGTCATTATCCACCGTCGCGGCTATATGCACGACCAACTGGCCGCCAGGGGTTACGAGCAGGACCTCATCCTCACCGACACCCCGGCCGACGGCCTGCGCCTTCTGGCCTCCGGGGTCGGCGATTTCGCCGTGGTGGCCATGCTGCCCGGCAACTACATCATCCGCGACAACAAGCTCGACAACATCGAGGTGGTGGCCCGCTCCGTGGCCACCCTGCGCTACGGCTTCGCCGTGAAAAAGGGCAACGAGGCCCTGCTCGCCCGCTTCAGCGAAGGCCTGGCCATCCTGCGCGGCACCGGCCAGTACGAGGCGCTCTACAACAAATGGCTCGGCGTCCTGGAGGACCGGCCCCTGCCCTGGACCACCGTGGCCCGCTACGCCGGGGCCGTGGGCCTGCCGCTTTTGGCGCTTTTGGGCGGCTCCATGCTCTGGACGCATTTTCTGCGCCGGCAAGTGGCCCAGCGCACCGCCTCCCTGTCCCAGGCCCTGGACGAACTCTCCCGCAACCAGCGCCAGCTCGTCCAGGCCGACAAGATGGCCGCCCTGGGCATCCTCGTCTCCGGCGTGGCCCATGAGATCAATAATCCCAATGGTTTGATTCTTCTCAATATCCCCATCCTGCGCAAGGCCCAGGCCGACGCCGTGCGGCTGCTGGCCCGCCGCTACGAGGAGGAAGGCGATTTTCTCCTGGGCGGCATCCCCTTTTCGCGCATGCGAAACGAACTGCCGCGCCTTCTGGAGGAAATGCAGGAAGGAGCCCAGCGCATCAAACGCATCGTCAACGACCTCAAGGACTTTGCCCGCCGCGAAGAAGGCTCGGCCCGGTCGCTCATTGATCTGGCCGACGCCGCCCGCATGGCCGTGCGCCTGCTTGACGCCGCCATCCGCAAGGCCACCGACCGCTTTACCGCCGTCTACGAACCCGACCTGCCCCTGGTCTGGGGCCATGCCCAGCGCATCGAGCAGGTCGTGGTCAACCTTGTGCTCAACGCCTGCCAGGCCCTGCCCGACCGCGACCGGGCCATTGTCCTGGAAGTCGTCCACGACGTGGAAAAAAACCAGGTGGTGCTGGCCGTGCGCGACGAGGGCACGGGCATCGCCCCCGAACACCTGCCCCACCTCACCGACCCCTTTTTCACCACCAAGCGCGAGACCGGCGGCACCGGCCTTGGCCTGTCCGTCTCCGCCGGCATCCTCAAGGAATACGGCGCGACCCTGTCCTTCCACTCCGTCCCGGGCCGGGGAACCACGGCCGTGGTCGCCTTTCCCGTGGCCAACATGGAGCACGCCGCGTGAGCGACACCCCCTTTCCCGCCTTCGGTATTCTGCTCGTGGACGACGAGCCGGCCTGGCTGCGCTCTTTGTCCCTGACGCTGGAGTCCTCGGCCGGCGTCACCAACCTCTTTTTGTGCCAGGACAGCCGCGACGTGCTGCCGCTGCTGCAAAAAGGCGGCATCCGCCTGGCCCTGCTCGACCTGACCATGCCAGGCCTGTCCGGCGAGGAGCTGCTGGCCCGCATCGGCGAGGAGCACCCGGAAGTGGCCGTCATTATCGTCAGCGGCGTCAACCAGCTCGACACCGCCGTGCGCTGCATGAAGCTCGGGGCCTTTGACTACTACGTCAAGACCGACGAGGAAGACCGCATCGTCAGCGGTGTGCTGCGGGCCATCCGCATGATCGAAATGCGCGACGAAAACCGGGCCGTCTCCGACAGCCTGGCCGCCGGAACCCTGTCGCGCCCCGAGGCCTTCGCCGGCATCGTCACCCGCTCCCGGGCCATGTTCCAGGTCTTTGCCTACATCGAGGCCGTGGCGAAAAGCAGCCAGCCCCTGCTCGTCACCGGCGAATCCGGCGTGGGCAAGGAAAACGTGGTCCGGGCCGTCCACGGCCTGAGCGGCCGTACCGGCCCCCTGGTCGCGGTCAACGTGGCCGGCCTGGACGATACGGTTTTTGCCGACACCCTGTTCGGCCACGTGCGTGGGGCCTACACCGGGGCCGAGGCCGCCCGCAAAGGCATGATCGAGGAAGCGGCCGGAGGGACGCTTTTCCTCGACGAAATCGGCGACTTGTCCATCGCCTCCCAGGTCAAGCTCCTGCGCTTGCTCCAGGAAGGCGAGTATTTCGCCCTGGGCAGCGATCTGCCCAAGCGCCTTCAGGCCCGGGTGGTGGTGGCCACCCACCGCGACCTGGCCGTCGAGGAAGCGGCCGGCCGCTTCCGGCGCGACCTCTATTTCCGCCTGCGCACCCACCAGACCCGCATTCCCCCCTTGCGCGAACGCCGCGAGGACATCGAACCCCTGGCCCGCCATTTCCTGGCCGAGGCCGCCGCCGCCATGGGCAAGCCCGTGCCGGCCATGCCCCGGGAACTTCCGGGCTGCCTGGCCGGTTACGCCTTTCCCGGCAACATCCGCGAACTGCGGGCCATGCTCTACGACGCCGTGAGCCTGACCACCGGCCCCGCCCTGGCCCTGGACGGCATCCAGGCCGCCGTCGGTCGCTGCGACGCCTGCCGCGAGGCCCCCCCGGCCAACCTGTTCGCCGGCTGCGACCGCCTGCCCACCTTTGCCGAGGCCGCCGAGCTCCTCGTGGACGAAGCCCTGGCCCGGGCCGGCGGCAACCAGACCCTGGCCGCCCGGCTTCTGGGCGTCTCCCAGCCCGCCCTGTCCAAACGCCTCAAAGCCCGCCGAGACGCCGAAGGCGGCGAGTAGGGGGAGGGCGAACGGAGAAGCGGGGAGAATAGCGGAGAAGAGAAAGCATGCCTCCGGCGGCCGGGGGCCTGAGGCCCCCGGAACCCCCATATGGGGAAAGGTTTTAAGGGGTTCTGGGCGGGGCTTGGCACTCTGTCGGTTGGGGAGCCAAAGAGGCCGTGAATGATGCTTGGCGGGAACCGCGAGGCTCCGGCGGCCGGGGATGTCGGCTGGGCAGGGAGACGGCGGGGCTGGCCGGAAAAAAAGGGGTTCTCGTTTTGGGGCCGCAGGCCCGGCCAGCGGGGAAAGCGGGCAACTATAACTTTGGGAATGATCGAACGCAGGATGTTATGACTTTTGTAAGATGTTAGAATAAAACGATTTCGTGAGATCGCGCCGGGGCCGGCCATAACCTGGGTTATGGCCGGCCCCGGCGTCTTTTCTTTGATTGTGACGAATTTCTCATAAGCGGCGCGTGGTTAGCGCCGCTTCCTCGTCCTGGCATCGTCCCTGCTATGGCAGCCTTGCCAGTACCCCTCCGGCCGGTCCGCCGGCGGCGGCGGCCCCGAGGGAAGGGCCGCCGTCGCTGGCGGGAAACCGCTTCGCCGCTTCCCGACGGGCCGGGGCAGGGGACGGCCGCATCCGGGCTGACGCGGGCCGACAGGCCGCGCCGCGAATATTGCAACCGAGGAAAGGAGAGATCGTCATGTTGACCATGCAACTTTGCGTCATCTTGCTGTGCCTGCTGCTCGGCACCCGCTACGGCGGCATGGGCCTGGGCCTGATAAGCGGCATCGGCCTGTTCGTTTTGTGCTTCGTCTTCGGCGTCCAGCCCGGCAAGCCGCCCATCGACGTCATGCTCACCATCCTGGCCGTCATCGGCTGCGCCGCCACCCTGCAGACCGCCGGCGGCCTCGACGTCCTCATGCGCGCCGCCGAGCGCGTCCTGCGCAAGCACCCCGAACACATCACGCTCCTGGCCCCCATCACCACCTGGTCGCTCACCGTCATGTGCGGCACCGGACACGTGGCCTACACCATGTTCCCCATCATCTACGACATCGCCATCAACAAGGGCATCCGTCCCGAGCGTCCCATGGCCGTGGCCTCGGTCTCGGCCCAGATCGGCGTGTGCGCTTCGCCGGTGTCCGTGGCCGCCGTGTCCATGGTCTCCATGCTGGCCCAGGCCCATGGCATCGGCAAGGCCATCAGCATCGTCGATCTCCTGTCCGTCTCCATCCCGGCCACCTTCTTCGGCGTGCTGTGCGCCGGCCTGTGGAGCATGCGCCGGGGCAAGGATCTGGACAAGGACCCGGAATTCCAGGCTAAGCTGGCCGATCCCGAACAGAAGGCCTACATCTACGACGGCGGCGCGACCCTGCTCGACAAGGTCTTTTCCAAGGAATCCTACCGGGCCGTGTGGTTCTTCTTCGCCGCCATCGCCGCCGTGGTGGTGCTTGGCGCTTTCAGCGAACTGCGTCCCTCCTTTGGCGTGCCGGGCAAGCTCAAGCCCCTGTCCATGAACCTGGTCATCCAGATGGTCATGCTCATGGCCGGCGCGTTCATCCTCATCTTCTGCAAGGTCAAGCAGCAGACCATCGCCAACAGCGCGGTCTTCAAGGCCGGCATGGTGGCCATCTTCTCGGTCTTCGGCGTGGCCTGGATGACCGACAGCTTCTTTGAGGCCCATTACGAGACTTTGAAGGCCAGCCTGTCCGCCGTGGTGGTGGCCTACCCCTGGACCTACGCCATCGTGCTGGTGGTCGTGTCCAAGCTGGTCAACAGCCAGGCCGCCGCCCTGGCCGCCGTGGTGCCCCTGGGCTTGTCCCTGGGCCTGGAACCCAAGATCCTGCTGGCCTTTTTGCCCATGTGCTACGGCTACTTCATCCTGCCGACCTACCCGAGCGATCTGGCCTGCATCAACTTCGACCGCTCCGGCACGACCCGCATCGGCAAGTACATCTTAAATCACAGCTTCATCATTCCCGGGGCCATCGGCGTCGGCTGCGGTACCCTCATGAGCTACACCCTGGTCAAGATCTTCATGTAATCGCGGGAGATTGGAACAACGCCATGCGTACTATCGACAAGAAAACCGTGGTGGAGGCCGTGGCCGCCCTGTGCATGGAGGCCAACCGGTTCCTGCCAGCGGACGTGCTCGCCGCCTTTGCCCGGGCCAAGGCCGCCGAATCCTCGGCGGCCGCCCGGGAAGTGTTCAACCAGTTGGAAGAAAACGCCGCCCTGGCCAAGGAAACCGGACTGCCCCTGTGCCAGGACTGCGGCCTGGGCGTCTTTTTCGTGGAAGTCGGCGAGGACGTGCGCCTGGCCGGCGGCGGCCTGCGGGAAGCCATCAACGAAGGCATGGTCAGGGGCTATCAGGACGGCTTTTTGCGCAAGTCCACCTGCGACCCGTTTAGCCGCAAAAACGTCGGCGACAACTCGCCGGCCATCGTCCATTTCGATCTCGTGCCCGGCGACAGGCTCAAAATCACCATGATGGCCAAGGGCGGCGGTTCGGAGAACATGTCCCGGGTCATGATGCTGGCCCCGGCCCAGGGCTGGAAAGGCGTGCGCGAGTTCGTCATCCGCCGGGTGGCCGAATCCGGGTCCAATCCCTGCCCGCCCATCATCGTGGGCGTCGGCATCGGCGGCAACTTCGAGCTTGCCGCCATCAATTCCAAAAAAGCCCTCATGCGCGAGCTGGACGACGTCCATGCCGATCCCGAGGTCGCGGCCATGGAGGCCGATCTGCTGGCCTCCATCAACCGCCTGGGCATCGGCCCCATGGGCCTGGGCGGGGGCACGACCTGCCTTGGCGTCAAGGTCAAGCTCGCTCCCTGCCATCTGGCCAGCCTGCCCCTGGCCGTCAACATCCAGTGCCACAGCGCCCGGCATAAGGAGGTCACGCTCTGATGGCCGAACATCACCTGACCACGCCGCTCACCGACGCCGACGTGTCCAAGCTGCGGGCCGGCGACGTCGTCTACTTGACCGGCGTCATCTACACCGGCCGCGACGCCGCCCACAAACGCATCGTGGACGCCCTGGACGCGGGCGAAAATCCGCCGTTTCCGCTGCAGGGCGCGGTCATCTACTACGTCGGCCCCTCGCCGGCCCGTCCCGGCCGTCCCATCGGTTCGGCCGGCCCCACCACCTCCTATCGCATGGATTCCTATGCCCCGCGCCTGCTCAAGCTCGGCCTCAAGGGCATGATCGGCAAGGGGATGCGCGCCGCGCCCGTGCGCGAGGCCATGGAAACCGAGATGGCCGTCTATTTCGGGGCCACCGGCGGGGCCGGGGCGCTTCTCGGCCTGCGCATCAAGGACGCCAAGGTCATCGCCTACGAAGACCTCGGCCCCGAGGCCGTGCGGGAGTTGACCGTGGAAAATTTCCCGGTGCTGGTCATTAACGACTGCGTGGGCGGCGACCTCTACGCCGTGCCCGACCTGGAGGCCGCCCTTGGCTAGCCCGGGGGCCGTATCGGCCGGCGGCGTCTGTCCGGGCGGCCCCAAACCCCTCTACGCTTCCCTCTACTTCTGGGTGGTGGCCGGCATCGTGGCCGGCATCGTCCTGGGGCTGGTCCCGGCCACCAAGGGCCTGGCCATGGAGATGCAGCCCTTTGGCACGGCCTTTATTCGCATGGTGAAGATGATCATCGCGCCCATCATCTTCTGCACCGTGGTCACCGGCATCGCCAAGATGGGCGACATGGGGAAAGTCGGCCGCGTTGGCCTCAAGTGCATGCTCTACTTCTGGGCCATGACCTTGTGCGCCCTGGCCATTGGCCTGGTCGTGGTCAATCTGCTGCAGCCCGGGGCCGGCATGGACGACTACGCCGCCCGGATGCAGGCCAACCAGGCCGAGACGGCCAAGGTGGAGGAGTTCGCCGGCAAGGCCAGAAAGCTCTCCACCACCGAGTTCATGCTCAACATCGTGCCCCATTCGGCGGTGGACGCCTTTGCCAAGGGCGACATCCTGCAGGTGCTTTTTTTCTCCATCCTCTTCGGCGTCGGCCTGGCCAGCCTGGGGGAAAAGACCAAGCGCCTCGTCGGCGTCATTGACGAGTTCGGCCAGGG is from Solidesulfovibrio magneticus RS-1 and encodes:
- a CDS encoding sigma-54-dependent transcriptional regulator; the encoded protein is MSDTPFPAFGILLVDDEPAWLRSLSLTLESSAGVTNLFLCQDSRDVLPLLQKGGIRLALLDLTMPGLSGEELLARIGEEHPEVAVIIVSGVNQLDTAVRCMKLGAFDYYVKTDEEDRIVSGVLRAIRMIEMRDENRAVSDSLAAGTLSRPEAFAGIVTRSRAMFQVFAYIEAVAKSSQPLLVTGESGVGKENVVRAVHGLSGRTGPLVAVNVAGLDDTVFADTLFGHVRGAYTGAEAARKGMIEEAAGGTLFLDEIGDLSIASQVKLLRLLQEGEYFALGSDLPKRLQARVVVATHRDLAVEEAAGRFRRDLYFRLRTHQTRIPPLRERREDIEPLARHFLAEAAAAMGKPVPAMPRELPGCLAGYAFPGNIRELRAMLYDAVSLTTGPALALDGIQAAVGRCDACREAPPANLFAGCDRLPTFAEAAELLVDEALARAGGNQTLAARLLGVSQPALSKRLKARRDAEGGE
- a CDS encoding anaerobic C4-dicarboxylate transporter; this encodes MLTMQLCVILLCLLLGTRYGGMGLGLISGIGLFVLCFVFGVQPGKPPIDVMLTILAVIGCAATLQTAGGLDVLMRAAERVLRKHPEHITLLAPITTWSLTVMCGTGHVAYTMFPIIYDIAINKGIRPERPMAVASVSAQIGVCASPVSVAAVSMVSMLAQAHGIGKAISIVDLLSVSIPATFFGVLCAGLWSMRRGKDLDKDPEFQAKLADPEQKAYIYDGGATLLDKVFSKESYRAVWFFFAAIAAVVVLGAFSELRPSFGVPGKLKPLSMNLVIQMVMLMAGAFILIFCKVKQQTIANSAVFKAGMVAIFSVFGVAWMTDSFFEAHYETLKASLSAVVVAYPWTYAIVLVVVSKLVNSQAAALAAVVPLGLSLGLEPKILLAFLPMCYGYFILPTYPSDLACINFDRSGTTRIGKYILNHSFIIPGAIGVGCGTLMSYTLVKIFM
- a CDS encoding Fe-S-containing hydro-lyase, yielding MAEHHLTTPLTDADVSKLRAGDVVYLTGVIYTGRDAAHKRIVDALDAGENPPFPLQGAVIYYVGPSPARPGRPIGSAGPTTSYRMDSYAPRLLKLGLKGMIGKGMRAAPVREAMETEMAVYFGATGGAGALLGLRIKDAKVIAYEDLGPEAVRELTVENFPVLVINDCVGGDLYAVPDLEAALG
- a CDS encoding fumarate hydratase, which encodes MRTIDKKTVVEAVAALCMEANRFLPADVLAAFARAKAAESSAAAREVFNQLEENAALAKETGLPLCQDCGLGVFFVEVGEDVRLAGGGLREAINEGMVRGYQDGFLRKSTCDPFSRKNVGDNSPAIVHFDLVPGDRLKITMMAKGGGSENMSRVMMLAPAQGWKGVREFVIRRVAESGSNPCPPIIVGVGIGGNFELAAINSKKALMRELDDVHADPEVAAMEADLLASINRLGIGPMGLGGGTTCLGVKVKLAPCHLASLPLAVNIQCHSARHKEVTL